DNA from Eucalyptus grandis isolate ANBG69807.140 chromosome 5, ASM1654582v1, whole genome shotgun sequence:
TTCGTATGGACTATCAGCTGACCAGTTTCTCCTCGAGGAAGCTAGTAATCCTTGATTTATTAAGGAGTAAAATCACAGAAGAATGGGCTGGATGGAGTTACATAAAGGTATCATTTTTCTGATAAAATCAATGTGTGTTTTGTTGTATGTTATCTTAATTTTACCTGAAGAGAAATGTGTTGTCTTCTTTTCAGCTGGCTAGGAATTTGAAGGTCCTAAATCTAACTGGATGCCAAGAATTGCGTGAAACTCCAGACTTGTCTTCTAATGTGAATTTAGTACAGCTGATTCTCGAAGGATGTAGGAGTTTGGTTCGAATCCATCCATCCATTAGTCACCTTAAAAGGTTAGTCACCTTAAACTTGAAGGATTGTTATCATCTCCACATGCTACCTGATGAGATGGGGGAGCTAGAATCTTTAGAGCAACTTCTTTTGGACTCTACATCCATAGAAGAGATCCCTGAATGGAGAAAGGCGAAGAAACTGAAGATTCTCAGCTTGGTTGAATGTAAATCACTAAAAAAGTTCAATTTCGTTGGTTGTGCGACATCATCGGTGGGAGTGGATAGCTTTTTCACTCAACAACCTAAGTcgattgaaaatttcaattcactAACTGAGTTGGATCTAACGCATTCAGCAATTCCGGAGTTGCCTGATTCAATTGGAAACATGAAGAATTTAAGAGTATTAAAGATGCGCAACAGCTCTATATGAAAACTACCCAGTACCATTGGTATGTTGGAGAAGCTCGAAGAGTTAGAGGTAGGGGCATTTGCAAAACTGAGAGGAGAGATTCTCGATAATATTGGGAAGCTACCATTTTTGAGAAGATTGCGGGTGAATATCTGTGGAATTTCAGTGGCACCGCAGCTTCCAGAAAGTTTGATAGATCTACGTTTTGTTTCGACTTCGTTAAAGATGTTGCCACTCTCGAACCTATTAAACTTGGGAATATTGAATGTGTGTTCTCCAAGTATAACCACCCTATTGCCCGATATCAGTTTTCTTTCTCAGCTGAAGATACTCATTCTCCACTGCAAGAATTTGCAATGCCTACCTAGGCTTCCGACAAATCTGTCATGTTTATGGATAGAAGAGAGTAATAGGTGGAAAACTACAAAGATCTCTCCTATTTGAAATCATTACGGAAGTTGGTAGTTCGGGATTGTCGCAATCTAACGGAGATTCGAGGCCTTAAAGGTTTGCAGAACTTGAGAGAATTAGAGCTCAAGAGACTTCCATCATTGGCGAAGTTGCCTCATCTAACTAACTTGAAGGAGCTCGAGGAGATTCGTCTAAAGGATTGTCCTAAGCTTTTTAAGTTCTATATATGGGCTGCattctttatgaaaaaaaaaaggaggaggaagaaacgTTCTAGTTGATTCCATTCCATTCTTGCAGGCTGGGGAGAAGTCATACAAAGCTCAGGACAAATGTAAACAAATATTTTGCAATCAGCCCTTTATTTGTGGCAATATACTAACCGAGACAGATATCCAGTTGTTCGTCACACTCATAAGATTTGATGAGGTATGATTGATTCTCCAATGCACTCTTTTTTTCGATTTACTAGCGCATACAATACTGTACTTTCATCATTGAACAACAAATATCAGAACTTTCAGGGTGCGCCTATGAATCGTTTGGTTTTGATTGggaaatatttagattttctATTGACAAAAATAACCCTTTCTATTGaagatattattgaaatatgagatgaaattaaAGTAAGAATTGACTTGCATCTAAGATTTGGTCATGCTAGAAAGTCGGAGGAAATCTTTCCATATCAAGCAGAACAGCTCCTCACCTAGGAATTTTGCTGTTTCTGTTGATCAAGTTGACATGAGGCTATGGAGTATGTGGTTTCACAGTCAATGAACTAGTATTGAATAAAAGTAAGTACATATGCAGAAGTCACTGGTTGTGTTAGACGCTTAGAGAAAACCTTTCTATTTTGAGCAGAACAGTTTCCTTACCCGGGAATTTGTTGCTATTTGTCTGTTGGTCAAGTTGGCACGAGGCTTTGGACTATGTGGTTTTACAGTCAATGAACTAGTATTGAATAGAAGTAAGTATATGTGCTGAAGTCCCTGTGGCAAAGTTTAGGTGGTGTAGCCGTGTCTCTTGGGGTCTCTGATTCTTGATGTATGTGAGAGCTATCAGCATGCTCTCTGCGATTATTCTATCATCTATAAGGCAGGCTTGATTTGATCTCTTTTTGCCGTTGAAGTGTGCTTGTGTTGGTCTTTCACACCGCAGAGACGAACGCCGTTTCCTTTCTTGTAGCTGGAAACTGGGTCACTCTTACTGATATtgtaatagagagagagagagagaatgggggaTCGTCTATTAGGGATGAGTATATCGGTCTATCTGAGTAGGGAAAAAAGGGATGGATATACGACGGCATACACAATGGTGTTTATAAGTGTGGGTTTGCTAAGCAGTAGGTGCCATACGAAGAGGTACTATCTGACTCTTGtataaacctaataggaatcgatatagtagagtaaaataaataccaagcacgcgaacacaagacgatttttttacgtggaaaatctccttgatgtgaggagataaaaaaccacagGACCGAAGTCCACCtgaaattcttcactatcaacaaaattgttcttctctagcaaatactacagatacatagcagcaaagacctcaagaacataattcttgacAATACATAAGCTTCACAAGAGattaaggataaatctgaccaaaaacgcaggttttgatcaatccacggaAAATCTGATGGAGgcagcttcaaacgaaaatcaaaccatttAGATTCGATAAAATTGTGCCACGAAcatgttgacaaaatttcagctcaattggACCACAAATCAATTTCcgacgccagcttgatgtaaatcataTATTACTACAAActccagattttctgctttctatttttctcttgttactatttcctttttttggggcTACCTCCTtttatagatagtgagaaactctatttcctcatataacttatcatatgggctcaagccctttttgggcttgcaactcattgggtctcctccacataggagtgaacccagctaacactATCTTCACAATTGTGAATTGTCACTAGTGTTCTATGTAAAAGATTGCAACTTGTGTGCTTTTTAATTATTCTCGTTACAGTGGTAGGACATCCCTCTCGTTTGAGGTTGACAACATATAGACTAGCAAATGACAAGGTGGGACATACTTCCCCTACTCTTCTAATGACATCCATAGGAACGTCAAATATGTTCTATGAAGAGTGATAATGTGTAAATGAATGAGGTGAAAACAACTTGTTGAAGGTAATTCTCAGACGGCTACTTGAAAACTGTTATAAATGGTAGTAAATGTTGCATTGGACAATGGTTTCAACCTCTCTGATCTAATTGATGAATGGAGTCATAGATGATCTGTTCAATTTTTCAGGGACCCAAACAAGGCTACCCCTTTTACCCCATACTTTTTACTCTAGTTATGGATGTATCAAGCAAAATGCcatgctaatccaaacaggctGCAAAGATTGGCTTTCAGAACAGGTTTGTGTTTCTAAATAATCCATGTTACAATGATTTTATCAACTTTTGCTGATAACAAAATGATCCTATGCAACTGAGACATCATCGATGCAATGTATAGATCAGTTTTTCTTGGTTAGAGGCATATTTGGGGCTTAAAGTCAACCTTGCTGAAGATGAACTTATCTCTCTGTGGGACCGCATGGATGATCAAATTCTGTTACATGATAAGCAAATATTATAACCACAAAACTCCCTTTGGGTTCACTTTTACGGTATTTACATGATTTATTTCGTGGACTTTCTTGTTGTATTGCCTAGTTATGGCATATCTCATATGAAGACACTTCCTGATTGGGATAGCAAGTTCACCACCCTCAAACCTTTGATTAAGTGGTTGTATAGAGTAGTTATGATTCAAATCGAACATTTTGTGACGGGTATGATATCCTTATTGTAACGCCTAGATAAGTTTGCTAG
Protein-coding regions in this window:
- the LOC104446445 gene encoding disease resistance protein RPV1, with product MWEGCDFCPHQSLSILQQRSLIKIRDDNQLWMHDWLRDIGRNFIRRESDMKPEKQQWVWTYEQALDVLEKTQNGGGFHGNENIRAICLEFDEQSRYPFIKEFLASLSNLRYLRVDKKSMSQVDSKDFNGDLMSILTQADPFQYYQNSNFPQTKFGRFNLLSELRWLSWDYFRMDYQLTSFSSRKLVILDLLRSKITEEWAGWSYIKLARNLKVLNLTGCQELRETPDLSSNVNLVQLILEGCRSLVRIHPSISHLKRLVTLNLKDCYHLHMLPDEMGELESLEQLLLDSTSIEEIPEWRKAKKLKILSLVECKSLKKFNFVGCATSSVGVDSFFTQQPKSIENFNSLTELDLTHSAIPELPDSIGNMKNLRVLKMRNSSI